A stretch of the Massilia varians genome encodes the following:
- a CDS encoding helix-turn-helix transcriptional regulator, whose product MPHNLAFVGVVAIGEYSDAKVIYDKTTVLTRICPMIDTSLLLGLLEAGDDRIWAQRLFELARSQGFDQMLYGVVPSRHVRFEHAFTRSNYSLAWRDRYDANGFHYVDPTVVHCVSNTLPLVWAPSTFGNGVPGALYEEASAHGIRSGVTLPIHGPQGELGMISFASDLRPDAPFERSLFEALPALSLIRDYAFASSARFREAKAEPELPCLTRRELEVLQWVMVGKSSWEVARITNCSEATVNFHLANVRQKFGVNTRQQAVVKAIALGLITPEDHHR is encoded by the coding sequence TTGCCGCACAATCTGGCATTCGTCGGCGTTGTGGCAATTGGTGAATATTCTGACGCCAAAGTCATTTACGATAAAACGACAGTCTTGACCCGCATTTGTCCAATGATCGATACCTCTTTATTACTGGGGCTGCTGGAAGCCGGAGACGACCGCATATGGGCGCAGCGTTTGTTCGAGCTCGCGCGCAGCCAGGGTTTCGACCAGATGCTGTATGGCGTTGTACCGTCGCGACATGTGCGCTTTGAACATGCGTTCACGCGCAGCAACTATTCGCTCGCGTGGCGCGACCGTTACGATGCCAACGGCTTCCACTATGTCGATCCGACCGTGGTCCATTGCGTCTCGAACACGCTGCCGCTGGTCTGGGCGCCGTCCACCTTCGGCAACGGGGTGCCCGGCGCACTCTATGAGGAAGCCAGCGCGCACGGCATCCGCAGTGGGGTGACGCTGCCCATCCATGGCCCGCAGGGCGAGCTGGGCATGATCAGCTTCGCCTCCGACCTGCGGCCCGATGCGCCGTTCGAGCGCTCGCTGTTCGAGGCGCTGCCGGCCCTGTCGCTGATCCGTGACTACGCCTTTGCCTCCTCGGCGCGCTTTCGCGAGGCGAAGGCGGAGCCGGAGCTGCCGTGCCTGACCCGGCGCGAGCTGGAAGTGCTGCAGTGGGTCATGGTCGGCAAGTCATCCTGGGAGGTCGCCCGGATCACCAACTGTTCCGAGGCGACCGTCAATTTTCACCTGGCGAACGTGCGCCAGAAGTTCGGCGTGAACACCCGCCAGCAGGCGGTGGTCAAGGCGATTGCCCTGGGCCTGATCACGCCTGAAGATCACCATCGCTGA
- a CDS encoding helix-turn-helix domain-containing protein — protein sequence MGNEMMCEALAAELEAQQAAQAGGAYRSAPHELRRLRIAKRESQEKFWSRFGVTQSSGSRFETGLAVPAPVAILLRLYVNGRVSDGDLQA from the coding sequence ATGGGAAACGAGATGATGTGCGAAGCACTGGCGGCGGAACTGGAAGCGCAACAGGCGGCACAGGCGGGCGGCGCGTACCGCTCGGCGCCGCACGAGCTGCGGCGCCTGCGCATCGCCAAGCGCGAAAGCCAGGAAAAATTCTGGAGCCGCTTTGGCGTCACCCAATCGAGTGGCAGCCGCTTCGAGACCGGCCTCGCGGTCCCCGCGCCGGTCGCCATCCTGCTGCGCCTCTACGTCAATGGACGGGTCAGCGATGGTGATCTTCAGGCGTGA
- a CDS encoding response regulator, with protein MNNMTDMGEQLDVKLLLTTLMALKKGDFSVRMPSDWTGVSGKIADTLNDIIETKQKMVETVTDVSRVVGREGHLTQRADLPGVVGGWATIISSVNTLIDDLVRPTTEMARVIGAVAKGDLSQTMALEVDGHPLKGQYLRAAMTANTMVEQLSSFSSEVTRVAREVGTEGKLGGQAQVKGVAGTWKDLTDSVNSMAGNLTSQVRNIAEVTTAVANGDLSKKITVDVRGEILQLKDTINVMVDQLRSFASEVTRVAREVGTEGKLGGQAYVPGVAGTWKDLTDNVNFMASNLTGQVRNIAAVTTAVANGDLSKKITVDVKGEILELKNTINVMVDQLSSFASEVTRVAREVGTEGKLGGQAVVKGVAGTWKDLTDSVNSMAGNLTGQVRNIADVTTAVANGDLSKKITVDVKGEILELKNTINVMVDQLNSFASEVTRVAREVGTEGRLGGQANVPGVAGTWKDLTDGVNSMAGNLTGQVRNIAEVTTAVANGDLSKKITVDVKGEILELKNTINVMVDQLSSFASEVTRVAREVGTEGKLGGQAYVPGVGGTWKDLTDNVNFMASNLTGQVRNIAAVTTAVARGDLSKKITVDVKGEILELKDTINVMVDQLSSFASEVTRVAREVGTEGKLGGQANVSGVAGTWKDLTENVNQLAANLTNQMRAIGEVATAVTRGDLSRSIQVEARGEVSYLKDNINEMIRNLKETTQKNAQQDWLKTNLARFTRLLQGQRDLQAVTKLILSELAPLVSAHHGVFYMMDSQETDARLRMIASYGYRSSRKLPTSFLPGEGLVGQCALEKNRIWLTDVPRDYIVVSSGLGSAPPNNIVVLPILFEQQVKAVIEIASLDRFTETHLSFLDQLMESIGVVLNTIEANSRTESLLTQSQSLAQELQQTNQELAEKARLLSEQNIEVERKNREVEQAKLALEEKATQLALSSKYKSEFLANMSHELRTPLNSLLILAQQLSDNPEGNLSARQVEFAKTIHGSGSDLLTLINDILDLSKIESGTVTLDVSEYRFSNLRNYVDRTFRHMAEAKHLGFQVDLADNLPTAVMTDTTRLQQVLKNLLSNAFKFTSHGQVELTISLVNSGWTHDHPNLVHADAVLAFSVRDTGVGIPSDKLQLIFEAFQQADGSTARKYGGTGLGLSISRELARLLGGEIRVESTVNVGSTFTLYLPYNRAGFINYEQTRQPQPARLAPPPAPAAATVSYQPAVEASSEVATSEAVDTGSLVEYSSVLDDRGLVTPGDPSVLIVEDDERFAKVLLDFAREKNFKGVVTQRGDSALSLARDYLPSAILLDIDLPDIDGFTVLDRLKRDPNTRHIPVHVMSQQAERERALRQGAISYINKPVGREALQEEFKRIQKFLMGGKRSLLVVEDDMAQRESIVALIGNTDIHMVTVDTGAAAWSALESARFDCMVLDLTLPDISGFDLLDRIGANERLRDLPVVIYTAKELSRKEVTKLKRYAKTIVMKDARSPERLLDETALFLHRSQASLPEQQRRILEEIHAADGGLAGRKVLIVDDDLRNIFALSTLLERQQMQVLFAENGRDGIEVLEKDPSIEIVLMDIMMPEMDGYDTMRAIRRIPKFRSLPIITLTAKAMKGDRDKCIAAGASDYITKPVDVAQLLSMMRVWLH; from the coding sequence ATGAACAACATGACCGACATGGGCGAACAGTTGGACGTCAAACTATTGCTGACCACCCTGATGGCGCTGAAAAAAGGCGACTTCTCGGTCCGCATGCCCTCGGACTGGACTGGCGTGTCAGGCAAGATTGCCGACACCCTGAACGACATCATCGAGACCAAGCAGAAGATGGTGGAGACGGTCACCGACGTGTCGCGCGTGGTCGGCCGCGAGGGCCACCTGACCCAGCGCGCCGACCTGCCGGGCGTGGTGGGCGGCTGGGCCACCATCATCAGCTCGGTCAACACCCTGATCGACGACCTGGTGCGCCCGACCACCGAGATGGCGCGCGTCATCGGCGCGGTGGCGAAGGGCGACCTGTCGCAGACCATGGCGCTGGAAGTGGACGGGCACCCGCTCAAGGGCCAGTACCTGCGCGCGGCGATGACCGCGAACACCATGGTGGAGCAGCTGTCCTCGTTCTCGTCCGAGGTGACGCGCGTGGCGCGCGAGGTGGGTACCGAGGGCAAGCTGGGCGGCCAGGCGCAGGTGAAAGGCGTGGCGGGCACCTGGAAGGACTTGACCGACTCGGTGAACTCGATGGCGGGCAACCTGACGTCGCAGGTGCGTAACATCGCCGAGGTGACCACCGCGGTGGCGAACGGCGACTTGTCCAAGAAGATCACGGTGGACGTGCGCGGCGAGATCCTGCAGTTGAAGGACACCATCAACGTCATGGTGGACCAGTTGCGCTCGTTCGCGTCCGAGGTGACCCGCGTGGCGCGCGAGGTGGGTACCGAAGGCAAGCTCGGCGGCCAGGCCTACGTGCCGGGGGTCGCGGGTACCTGGAAGGACTTGACCGACAACGTCAACTTCATGGCCTCGAACCTGACGGGCCAGGTGCGTAACATCGCGGCGGTGACGACCGCGGTGGCGAACGGCGACCTGTCCAAGAAGATCACCGTGGACGTGAAGGGCGAGATTCTCGAGCTGAAGAACACGATCAACGTCATGGTGGACCAGTTGTCCTCGTTCGCATCCGAGGTGACGCGCGTCGCGCGCGAGGTCGGCACCGAAGGCAAGCTGGGCGGCCAGGCGGTCGTGAAGGGCGTCGCGGGGACCTGGAAGGACTTGACCGACTCGGTGAACTCGATGGCGGGCAACCTGACGGGCCAGGTGCGTAACATCGCGGACGTGACCACCGCGGTGGCCAACGGCGACCTGTCCAAGAAGATCACGGTGGACGTGAAGGGCGAGATTCTCGAGCTGAAGAACACCATCAACGTGATGGTCGACCAGCTGAACTCCTTCGCATCCGAGGTGACCCGGGTGGCGCGCGAGGTGGGTACCGAAGGCCGCCTGGGCGGCCAGGCGAACGTGCCGGGCGTCGCCGGCACCTGGAAGGACCTGACCGACGGCGTGAACTCGATGGCCGGCAACCTGACCGGCCAGGTGCGCAACATCGCGGAGGTGACCACCGCGGTGGCCAACGGCGACCTGTCCAAGAAGATCACGGTGGACGTGAAGGGCGAGATTCTCGAACTGAAGAACACGATCAACGTCATGGTGGACCAGCTGTCCTCGTTCGCATCCGAAGTGACCCGGGTGGCGCGCGAGGTGGGTACCGAGGGTAAACTCGGCGGCCAGGCCTACGTGCCGGGCGTCGGCGGCACCTGGAAGGACCTGACCGACAACGTGAACTTCATGGCATCGAACCTGACCGGCCAGGTGCGTAACATCGCGGCGGTGACGACCGCGGTGGCGCGCGGCGACCTGTCCAAAAAGATCACCGTGGACGTGAAGGGCGAGATCCTGGAACTGAAGGACACCATCAACGTCATGGTGGACCAGCTGTCCTCGTTCGCATCGGAAGTGACCCGCGTGGCGCGCGAGGTGGGTACCGAGGGCAAGCTCGGCGGCCAGGCCAACGTGTCGGGTGTGGCGGGTACCTGGAAGGACTTGACCGAGAACGTCAACCAGCTGGCGGCGAACCTGACCAACCAGATGCGCGCGATCGGCGAGGTGGCGACCGCGGTGACCCGCGGCGACCTGTCGCGCTCCATTCAGGTGGAAGCGCGCGGCGAGGTGTCCTACCTGAAGGACAACATCAACGAGATGATCCGCAACCTGAAGGAGACCACGCAGAAGAACGCGCAGCAGGACTGGCTCAAGACCAACCTGGCGCGCTTCACCCGCCTGCTGCAGGGCCAGCGCGACCTGCAGGCCGTGACCAAGCTGATCCTGTCGGAACTGGCGCCGCTGGTGTCGGCCCACCACGGGGTGTTCTACATGATGGACTCGCAGGAGACCGACGCGCGCCTGCGCATGATCGCTTCCTACGGCTACCGCTCCAGCCGCAAGCTGCCGACCTCCTTCCTGCCGGGCGAAGGCCTGGTGGGCCAGTGCGCGCTGGAGAAGAACCGCATCTGGCTGACCGACGTGCCGCGCGACTACATCGTGGTCTCGTCCGGCCTGGGATCGGCGCCGCCGAACAACATCGTGGTGCTGCCGATCCTGTTCGAACAGCAGGTCAAGGCGGTCATCGAGATCGCGTCGCTGGACCGCTTCACCGAAACCCACCTGTCCTTCCTCGACCAGTTGATGGAATCGATCGGCGTGGTGCTGAACACGATCGAGGCGAACAGCCGTACCGAATCGCTGCTGACCCAGTCGCAGTCCCTCGCCCAGGAACTGCAGCAGACCAACCAGGAACTGGCCGAGAAGGCGCGCCTGCTGTCCGAGCAGAACATCGAGGTGGAACGCAAGAACCGCGAGGTGGAACAGGCAAAGCTGGCGCTGGAAGAAAAGGCGACCCAGCTGGCCCTGTCCTCGAAGTACAAGTCCGAGTTCCTGGCCAATATGTCGCATGAACTGCGCACGCCCTTGAACTCGCTCCTGATCCTGGCGCAGCAGCTGTCGGATAACCCGGAAGGCAACCTGTCCGCGCGCCAGGTGGAATTCGCGAAGACCATCCACGGCTCCGGCTCCGACCTCTTGACCCTGATCAACGACATTCTCGACCTGTCGAAGATCGAATCCGGCACCGTCACGCTGGACGTGTCGGAATACCGCTTCTCGAACCTGCGCAACTACGTGGACCGCACCTTCCGCCACATGGCGGAAGCCAAGCACCTGGGCTTCCAGGTCGACCTGGCGGACAACCTGCCGACCGCGGTGATGACCGACACCACGCGCCTGCAGCAGGTCCTGAAGAACCTGCTGTCGAACGCGTTCAAGTTCACCAGCCACGGCCAGGTCGAACTGACCATCAGCTTGGTAAACAGCGGCTGGACCCACGACCACCCGAACCTGGTGCATGCCGACGCGGTGCTGGCCTTCTCGGTGCGCGACACCGGCGTCGGGATCCCGTCCGACAAGCTGCAGCTGATCTTCGAGGCATTCCAGCAGGCCGACGGCTCGACCGCGCGCAAATACGGCGGCACCGGCCTGGGCCTGTCGATCTCGCGCGAACTGGCGCGCCTGCTGGGCGGCGAGATCCGCGTCGAGTCGACCGTCAACGTCGGTTCGACCTTCACCCTGTACCTGCCCTACAACCGCGCCGGCTTCATCAACTACGAGCAGACCCGCCAGCCGCAGCCGGCCCGCCTGGCCCCGCCGCCGGCTCCAGCAGCCGCCACGGTGTCCTACCAGCCGGCGGTGGAGGCAAGCAGCGAAGTAGCGACCTCCGAGGCGGTGGACACCGGCTCGCTGGTCGAATATTCCTCGGTGCTGGACGACCGCGGCCTGGTGACTCCGGGCGACCCCTCGGTGCTGATCGTGGAAGACGACGAGCGCTTCGCCAAGGTGCTGCTCGACTTCGCGCGCGAGAAGAACTTCAAGGGCGTCGTCACCCAGCGCGGCGATTCGGCGCTGTCCCTCGCCCGCGACTACCTGCCGTCCGCGATCCTGCTCGACATCGACCTGCCGGACATCGACGGCTTCACGGTGCTCGACCGCCTCAAGCGCGACCCGAACACCCGCCACATCCCGGTGCACGTGATGTCCCAGCAAGCGGAGCGCGAGCGCGCGCTGCGCCAGGGCGCGATCTCGTACATCAACAAGCCGGTAGGGCGCGAGGCGCTGCAGGAAGAGTTCAAGCGCATCCAGAAGTTCCTGATGGGCGGCAAGCGTTCGCTGCTGGTGGTGGAAGACGACATGGCCCAGCGCGAGTCGATCGTGGCCCTGATCGGCAACACCGACATCCACATGGTGACCGTGGACACGGGCGCCGCCGCTTGGTCCGCGCTGGAGAGCGCGCGCTTCGACTGCATGGTGCTGGACCTGACCCTGCCGGACATCTCGGGCTTCGACCTGCTGGACCGCATCGGCGCCAACGAACGCCTGCGCGACCTGCCGGTGGTGATCTACACCGCCAAGGAACTGTCGCGCAAGGAGGTCACCAAGCTCAAGCGCTACGCCAAGACCATCGTCATGAAGGACGCCCGCTCGCCCGAGCGCCTGCTCGACGAAACCGCCCTGTTCCTGCACCGTTCGCAGGCCAGCCTGCCCGAGCAGCAGCGCCGCATCCTGGAAGAGATCCATGCGGCGGACGGCGGCCTGGCCGGCCGCAAGGTCTTGATCGTCGACGACGACCTGCGCAATATCTTCGCGCTGTCCACGCTGCTGGAGCGCCAGCAGATGCAGGTGCTGTTCGCCGAGAACGGCCGCGACGGCATCGAGGTGCTGGAAAAGGATCCGAGCATCGAGATCGTCCTGATGGACATCATGATGCCGGAGATGGATGGCTACGACACGATGCGGGCCATCCGCCGCATCCCGAAGTTCCGTTCGCTGCCGATCATCACCCTGACCGCGAAAGCGATGAAGGGTGACCGCGACAAGTGCATCGCCGCCGGCGCCTCGGACTACATCACCAAGCCGGTCGACGTGGCCCAGCTGCTGTCGATGATGCGTGTCTGGCTCCACTGA
- a CDS encoding CheR family methyltransferase, producing MSGSTEAAAMGELSAWSGFAGLSGLQATEELELELLLEAVYQRFGFDFRGYARPRLRDKLFALMRTRGLGTVSSLQEQVLHEAGVAHELVRTLAVPQTRLFDLPEDTRRLRTALGDSLRPTALPKVWLAEPAGVAEAWTLAILLAEEKLYGRTEVFATVASDELLFEVRNASLPLDQLAQSQAQYQASGGSGRLSDYFEVAGGEARLLPRLRERITWAQYSLVTDASFNEFHGIICRHALPDFGPLLRQRVLRLFRDSLSLFGVLGLDRELSATDAGAADYQPLFADEGWYKRVR from the coding sequence GTGTCTGGCTCCACTGAGGCCGCGGCGATGGGTGAATTGAGCGCCTGGTCCGGGTTCGCCGGACTGAGCGGCCTTCAGGCAACCGAGGAACTCGAGCTCGAACTGCTGCTGGAAGCGGTCTACCAGCGCTTCGGATTCGATTTTCGCGGCTATGCGCGCCCGCGCCTGCGCGACAAGCTGTTCGCGCTGATGCGCACGCGCGGACTGGGGACCGTCTCGAGCCTGCAGGAGCAGGTGCTGCACGAGGCCGGGGTCGCGCACGAGCTGGTGCGCACGCTGGCGGTGCCGCAGACCCGGCTGTTCGACCTGCCGGAAGACACGCGCCGCCTGCGCACCGCACTCGGCGACAGCCTGCGTCCGACCGCCCTGCCCAAGGTCTGGCTGGCCGAACCGGCCGGCGTGGCCGAGGCCTGGACGCTGGCGATCCTGCTGGCCGAGGAGAAACTGTACGGCCGCACCGAGGTGTTTGCCACCGTGGCCAGCGACGAGCTGCTGTTCGAAGTGCGCAACGCGTCGCTCCCGTTGGACCAGCTGGCGCAATCGCAGGCGCAGTATCAGGCCAGCGGGGGAAGCGGGCGCCTGAGCGACTACTTCGAGGTTGCGGGCGGCGAAGCGCGCCTGCTGCCGCGCCTGCGCGAACGCATCACCTGGGCGCAATACAGCCTGGTGACGGATGCCTCGTTCAACGAGTTCCACGGCATCATCTGCCGCCACGCCCTGCCCGACTTCGGGCCGCTGCTGCGCCAGCGCGTGCTGCGCCTGTTCCGCGACAGCCTGTCGCTGTTCGGGGTGCTGGGTCTGGACCGCGAGCTGTCCGCCACCGACGCCGGTGCGGCGGACTACCAGCCGCTGTTCGCGGATGAGGGCTGGTACAAGCGGGTGCGGTGA
- a CDS encoding acyl-homoserine-lactone synthase: MTMQIKIAARREFKSKDLWEMHTLRAKVFSGRLGWEVPVMSGMEIDGYDALDPAYMVMREPAGALLGCWRLLPTEGPYMLKDSFPQLLEGRAAPSDAHIWELSRFALETDKENRYGFSDMTMQCFEAVIRYGIENGLTHYVTVTTTAMERLTRRAGVVTSRFGEPQRIGIENAVAFYVDVRATWEALYAPRMTPQAA; encoded by the coding sequence ATGACGATGCAAATCAAAATCGCAGCACGCCGTGAATTCAAATCCAAAGACCTGTGGGAAATGCATACGCTGCGCGCCAAGGTGTTCAGCGGGCGGCTCGGCTGGGAGGTGCCCGTCATGTCCGGCATGGAGATCGACGGCTACGACGCGCTGGACCCGGCCTATATGGTGATGCGCGAACCCGCCGGCGCGCTGCTCGGCTGCTGGCGCCTGCTGCCGACCGAGGGGCCGTACATGCTCAAGGATTCTTTTCCCCAGCTGCTCGAGGGCCGCGCGGCGCCGAGCGACGCGCACATCTGGGAGCTGTCGCGCTTCGCCCTCGAGACCGACAAGGAAAACCGCTACGGCTTTTCGGACATGACGATGCAGTGCTTCGAGGCAGTGATCCGTTACGGCATCGAGAACGGCCTGACCCACTACGTGACGGTGACCACCACCGCCATGGAGCGCCTGACCCGGCGCGCCGGCGTGGTCACCAGCCGCTTCGGCGAGCCGCAGCGCATCGGGATCGAGAACGCGGTCGCCTTCTATGTGGACGTGCGCGCCACCTGGGAGGCGCTGTATGCGCCCCGCATGACCCCTCAGGCCGCCTGA
- a CDS encoding phosphohydrolase: MHNSSSTDVRAWVRMPSGKRLDLLNPTPFDWDDADLALGLARTYRWGGHSAWPLPLSVAQHSLTVMLLRRARAPRPTPLQELRELLHDAEEGLLGFDAISVIKPFLGEGFRALTKRLEQMVFLRYGLPAWTEKEHGLHKQADRLAAASEAVHVTGWTRDEVRRTLKIRAAVLDQDPLAAYFGCTPWEPWSPSLAAERFLAELDRLKQASANARA, from the coding sequence ATGCACAACTCATCCAGCACCGACGTGCGTGCCTGGGTCCGCATGCCATCCGGCAAGCGCCTGGACCTGCTCAACCCGACTCCCTTCGACTGGGACGATGCCGACCTGGCGCTAGGCCTGGCGCGCACCTACCGCTGGGGCGGACACTCGGCCTGGCCGCTGCCCCTGTCCGTGGCCCAGCACTCGCTCACCGTGATGCTGCTGCGCCGCGCCCGCGCTCCCCGGCCCACGCCCCTGCAGGAACTGCGCGAGCTGCTGCACGACGCCGAGGAAGGCCTGCTCGGCTTCGATGCGATCTCGGTGATCAAGCCCTTCCTGGGCGAAGGCTTTCGCGCGTTGACGAAGCGCCTGGAGCAGATGGTGTTCCTGCGCTATGGTTTGCCGGCCTGGACCGAGAAGGAGCACGGGCTGCACAAGCAGGCCGACCGGCTGGCGGCGGCAAGCGAGGCAGTGCACGTGACCGGCTGGACCCGCGATGAGGTAAGGCGCACGCTCAAAATCCGCGCCGCCGTGCTGGACCAGGATCCGCTGGCGGCCTATTTCGGCTGCACGCCCTGGGAACCGTGGTCCCCGAGCCTTGCCGCGGAACGCTTCCTGGCCGAGCTGGATCGCCTGAAGCAGGCCAGCGCCAACGCGCGTGCCTGA
- a CDS encoding glutathione S-transferase family protein, producing the protein MRLYVSPRAPNPRRVTMFMAAKGIDGIELVDVDLNAGAHRSPEFTALNPLARVPVLVLDDGRVLSETRAICTYLEGLYPEPNLMGVDSTERAFIEMADRRMELYLMLETALCVRHTHPGLATLEQPQFPEFGAAQGQKMRATARWLDGELGRQPYVAGDRFTIADITAFCTIEFARGLLRFRPGQEGMAHLQAWRDRIAAEYKA; encoded by the coding sequence ATGCGCCTCTACGTCAGTCCCCGCGCCCCCAATCCGCGCCGCGTCACCATGTTCATGGCGGCCAAAGGCATCGACGGCATCGAACTGGTCGACGTCGACCTGAATGCCGGCGCCCACCGCAGCCCGGAATTCACCGCGCTCAATCCGCTGGCGCGGGTACCCGTGCTGGTGCTCGACGATGGCCGCGTGCTGAGCGAGACGCGCGCCATCTGCACCTACCTCGAAGGCCTGTATCCGGAACCCAACCTGATGGGGGTGGACAGCACCGAGCGCGCCTTCATCGAGATGGCCGACCGCCGCATGGAGCTGTACCTGATGCTGGAAACGGCGCTGTGCGTGCGCCATACGCATCCGGGGCTGGCGACCCTGGAGCAGCCGCAGTTTCCCGAGTTCGGCGCCGCGCAGGGACAAAAGATGCGCGCGACGGCGCGCTGGCTCGACGGAGAGCTCGGCAGGCAGCCCTACGTGGCCGGCGACAGGTTCACGATTGCCGACATCACGGCCTTTTGCACGATTGAGTTCGCACGCGGATTGTTGAGGTTCAGGCCGGGGCAGGAGGGGATGGCGCACCTGCAGGCGTGGCGCGACCGGATCGCAGCCGAATACAAAGCTTGA
- the glpD gene encoding glycerol-3-phosphate dehydrogenase yields the protein MIDDTQLECDVLVVGGGINGAGIARDAAGRGLRVVLCDKDDLGSHTSSASSKLIHGGLRYLEHRAFGLVRKALLEREILLCSAPHIMHPLLFVMPHDSTQRPAWLIRAGLFLYDRLAPRAFLPASNAVALAGHRAGGPLKPSFTRAFVYSDGWVDDARLVVLNALDAHERGASVLTHTRCAAFERHSRYWMATLVQGERSFTVKARCLVNAAGPWAARVAQAAAGSACARRLRLVKGSHIVVPRLFDHEYAYIFQHPDGRIVFAMPYEDAFTLIGTTDLEFQGDPDQVAIAATETAYLCELANRYFRRRITPANVVWSYSGVRPLLDDDAASASAATRDYLLGHDLAGAPLLSVFGGKITTYRKLAEQAADWICAALGQPRPAWTAQAVLPGGDLFGSVPASRAVLEFERWAAALAGRHPWLPAGLARRWGRAYGTRAEVLLAGATGLGDLGEEVAPGLYAAELRYLMRHEWAGCAEDVLWRRTKLGLHLAPACAAAVDAWMDAARAASGPAALFAPA from the coding sequence ATGATCGATGACACCCAGCTGGAATGCGACGTGCTGGTCGTGGGCGGCGGCATCAACGGCGCGGGTATCGCGCGCGATGCGGCCGGGCGCGGACTGCGGGTGGTCCTGTGCGACAAGGACGACCTCGGTTCCCATACCTCGTCCGCGTCGAGCAAGCTGATCCACGGCGGCCTGCGCTACCTCGAACACCGCGCCTTCGGCCTGGTGCGCAAGGCGCTGCTCGAGCGCGAAATCCTGCTGTGCAGCGCCCCGCACATCATGCATCCGCTGCTCTTCGTGATGCCGCACGACAGCACGCAGCGGCCGGCCTGGCTGATCCGCGCCGGCCTGTTCCTGTACGACCGCCTGGCGCCGCGCGCCTTCCTGCCGGCCTCGAACGCGGTCGCCCTGGCGGGGCATCGCGCCGGCGGCCCGCTCAAGCCGTCCTTCACGCGCGCTTTCGTGTACTCGGACGGCTGGGTCGACGACGCCCGGCTGGTGGTGCTCAATGCGCTCGATGCACACGAGCGCGGCGCGAGCGTGCTGACGCATACGCGCTGCGCGGCCTTCGAGCGCCACTCCCGGTACTGGATGGCGACGCTGGTGCAGGGCGAGCGCAGCTTCACGGTCAAGGCGCGCTGCCTGGTCAACGCGGCCGGGCCGTGGGCGGCGCGGGTCGCCCAGGCCGCGGCCGGCAGCGCTTGCGCGCGCCGCCTGCGCCTGGTCAAGGGCAGCCACATCGTGGTGCCGCGCCTGTTCGACCACGAGTACGCCTACATCTTCCAGCATCCCGACGGCCGCATCGTGTTCGCGATGCCCTATGAGGATGCGTTCACCCTCATCGGCACCACCGACCTCGAGTTCCAGGGCGACCCGGACCAGGTGGCGATCGCCGCGACCGAGACCGCCTATTTGTGCGAGCTCGCCAACCGCTATTTCCGGCGCCGGATCACGCCGGCGAACGTGGTCTGGTCCTACTCGGGCGTGCGCCCTCTGCTCGACGACGACGCCGCCAGCGCCAGCGCGGCCACCCGCGACTACCTGCTCGGACACGACCTTGCCGGCGCGCCGCTGTTGTCTGTGTTCGGGGGCAAGATCACCACCTACCGCAAGCTGGCCGAGCAGGCGGCGGACTGGATCTGCGCCGCGCTCGGGCAGCCCCGGCCGGCTTGGACGGCGCAGGCCGTGCTGCCGGGCGGAGACCTGTTCGGCAGCGTGCCCGCCAGCCGCGCCGTGCTCGAATTCGAGCGCTGGGCGGCCGCGCTGGCAGGCCGCCATCCCTGGCTGCCTGCCGGCCTGGCGCGGCGCTGGGGGCGTGCCTACGGGACCCGTGCCGAAGTCCTCCTGGCCGGCGCCACTGGCCTGGGCGACCTGGGGGAGGAAGTCGCTCCCGGCCTGTACGCGGCCGAGCTGCGCTACCTGATGCGGCACGAGTGGGCCGGCTGCGCCGAGGACGTGCTGTGGCGCCGTACCAAGCTCGGGCTGCACCTGGCGCCGGCTTGCGCGGCCGCGGTCGATGCCTGGATGGATGCCGCGCGCGCCGCCAGCGGGCCGGCCGCGCTGTTCGCACCTGCCTGA